A genomic segment from Meleagris gallopavo isolate NT-WF06-2002-E0010 breed Aviagen turkey brand Nicholas breeding stock chromosome 25, Turkey_5.1, whole genome shotgun sequence encodes:
- the MFSD2A gene encoding sodium-dependent lysophosphatidylcholine symporter 1, whose translation MWYLIFYCIFQTLVTCFHVPYSALTMFISREQSERDSATAYRMTVEVLGTVLGTAIQGQIVGKAVTPCIENPPFLSENNFSAAIRNVNMTHYSGSLADTRNAYMVAAGVIGGLYILCAVILSVGVREKRESSELQSDEPVSFFRGLKLVMNHGAYIKLITGFLFTSLAFMLLEGNFALFCTYTLGFRNEFQNILLAIMLSATLTIPFWQWFLTRFGKKTAVYVGISSAVPFLIVVVVLDSNLVITYIVAVAAGISVAAAFLLPWSMLPDVIDDFRLQHPESRGHEAIFFSFYVFFTKFTSGVSLGISTLSLDFAGYQTRGCSQPSEVNVTLKLLVSAVPVGLILLGLLLFKLYPIDEEKRRENKKALQDLREESNSSSESDSTELANIV comes from the exons ATGTGGTATCTCATCTTCTACTGCATCTTCCAGACCCTTGTGACG TGCTTCCATGTGCCCTACTCCGCGCTGACCATGTTcatcagcagggagcagagcgAGCGGGACTCAGCCACTGCCTACC GTATGACGGTTGAGGTGCTGGGCACCGTGCTGGGCACCGCCATCCAGGGCCAGATCGTGGGCAAGGCAGTTACCCCCTGCATCGAGAACCCCCCCTTCCTGAGTGAGAACAACTTCTCAGCAGCCATAAGGAATGTGAACATGACCCACTACAGCGGCTCGCTGGCAGACACG AGAAATGCCTACATGGTCGCAGCGGGAGTCATCGGGGGGCTCTACATCCTCTGTGCTGTCATCCTATCAGTGGGCGTGCGGGAGAAGAGAG AGTCCTCTGAGCTGCAGTCAGATGAGCCCGTCTCCTTCTTCCGAGGGCTGAAGCTGGTGATGAACCACGGTGCCTACATCAAGCTCATCACCGGCTTCCTCTTCACTTCACTGGCCTTCATG CTCCTAGAGGGCAATTTCGCCCTTTTCTGCACCTACACCTTGGGCTTCCGCAACGAGTTCCAGAACATCCTCCTGGCCATCATG CTGTCGGCCACCCTGACCATCCCCTTCTGGCAGTGGTTCCTCACCCGCTTTGGGAAGAAGACCGCTGTCTACGTGGGCATCTCG TCCGCTGTCCCCTTCCTCATCGTGGTGGTTGTCCTGGACAGTAACCTCGTCATCACCTACATCGTGGCGGTGGCGGCAGGGATCAGCGTGGCAGCTGCCTTCCTCCTGCCCTG GTCCATGCTGCCGGACGTCATAGATGACTTCAGGCTGCAGCACCCCGAGTCCCGCGGCCACGAAGCCATCTTCTTCTCCTTCTACGTCTTCTTTACCAAGTTCACCTCTGGGGTATCCCTGGGCATCTCCACGCTCAGCCTGGA CTTTGCGGGGTACCAAACGcggggctgctcccagcccagcgAGGTGAACGTCACCCTGAAGCTGCTGGTGTCGGCCGTGCCTGTGGGGCTGATCCTGCTGGGCCTGCTGCTCTTCAAGCTGTACCCCATCGACGAGGAGAAGCGCAGGGAGAACAAGAAGGCCCTGCAGGACCTGAG GGAGGAGAGCAACAGCAGCTCGGAGTCGGACTCCACAGAGCTGGCCAACATCGTGTGA